A stretch of DNA from Planctomycetia bacterium:
GCGGGCGTGGCGGCGCAGGAAGGCAACATGGCCATGGCCGCCGCGAAAGCGCTGAACGCCGCGATGAACGCCGCGCAAATGGCCGCCGACAAGGCCGCCGAAGCGGTCGGCGAAGCGATGGGAAAAGATCGCGCCATCCCGCCCGTGCTCCCGATCCCGATCGGTTTCGTCGTCGTCCCCGGGTCTGTCAACGTCCTGATCGGCGGCTTCCCCATGATCCACATCCCCAACCCCGCAGAAGCGCTCCTCGCGCACCTGAGCCGTTTCAAATCGAAGGCGCAGATCGACGCGGAAGCCGCCAAGGCCGGGTGTCCGACTTGCGGATAGACTCCATCGCATTGCAGGCAGCGCAAGCTCATCTTCCATGACCAAGTGTAAACATAACTCCGCCCAAGATCGCGTGCTTGTCGGAGACCCCGTCAACGTGATCACGGGAGCGAATCTCGACGCCAATCGAGACCTTCAACTGATTGGTCCAGTGCCCCTGGAGTGGATTCGGCATTACGATAGTTCGCGCAATAAGACACTTTTCGCGCTGGGTTGGGGACACACGCACGAGTACGATCGACACTTGGCTTTTGACGTAGACGGACTCAGCTATGTCACGCCGCTCGGACAGTCAATTGGCTTTCCTCCTTTGACTGAGAACGGCCAAAGCGCCGTGAACGCTGGCGTGGTCATGGAACGGATCTCGGATCGCGACTTTCGCGTTCGACAGGCTGGAAGGCCAGACTTTGAGTTTCAATTTTCTGAGTCATCACAGGCCTTGCTCGTCGCTGCGTCAAGAAACGGAAAATCGATTCACTTCGTCCGTAGCCGGAAAGGCGTCCTTGAAACAATCGTCGATTCGCTGGGACGAGATATTCGCATTGAATATGACGAGCGGGGGCGGATGCAATGCTTAAATCTCTTCGCTGGATTTGGGCGACAGCCACGCAAATTGCTTGATTTTCGCTACGATGACCATGGTAATCTGAGAAGCATTCGAGACAGTTATGGAAACAGCCAACTGTTTCGCTACGACGTCGCGAATCGAATGGTGCAAAAAACGAATCGGCGAGGATACTCTTTCAACTACGAGTACGATTCCGCGGGGCGCTGCGTTCGATCTGGAGGCGAAGATGGCCAATTCGATGTCTCGCTGAAGTATTTTCCTGATGAAAGGAACACCGTTGTCACCAGAGCCGACGGCGGCGTTTGGAAGTATTTCTATAGCGAAAACAATACACTGGTTCAAATCATTGATCCGCTCGGCGGCACAACGCGGTTCGAGTACGACGATCAGGGCCGCCTGTTCAAGGAATTGGACCCGTATCAAAACGCCACGCGATTTCTTTACGACGACGCCGGAGGTCCGGTCGGCACTGTCAGTCCCCGAGGACGCTTCGTCGATGCTCATGACGATTCGGAAGGCGAGGATCCGTACCAACAGCGCATCGCCGAGTTTCCGCTTAAATTTGAGTACGGCGATCTCGTGCTGCGACAGAATATCGCGCTGCCTTCAGCGGATGACTCAGTACTTCGCAAATTACCGAACTTTGCCAGGGCACTGATTCGCGTTTCCCCCGCCGAACGCCGCGAATTGCCGCTGCGTGACGTCAACACGGAGCCAGTGTTGCGCGACGGCAAGCAGGCGACCGATGACGGACGCACATTTGACGATCTCGGAAACTTGATGCTGCGCCGCGGACTTAAAGGAGAACCGCGGCGATGGATCTATGACGCCGAAGGAAACGTACATCGCTTTCACGATCATGATGGTTCGGATTTTACTTTTGACTACAGCTCTTGGAATCTTTGCACGAGAACGAGCGATCCGTTGGGGGTCTCCGTTTCGTACAAGTATACGTCGACGCGACAACTCGCCTCCGTGATTGATGGCGAGGGAAATCGAACTGAATACGATTATGATTTTAAGGACGCCCTCGTTCGAGTTCGCCGGAACGGCGCTGTACGCGAATCATACGTGCGCGACCTGGCGGGAAGCTTGCTGGAGAAACGCGATTTTGAAGGAAGAACGCTGCTGACCTTCGAAATCGGTGCGGGCAACCTGAAATCGGTCCGACGATTGGCCTCGGGTGAGAATCACTATTTCGCCTATGACCGAGTTGGACGCACGATGCTGGCCGCCACCGATGACTTCGAGGTGCGATTCGCCTATGACGGCTTGAATCATCAAATCGTTGACAAACGCGACGGCCTCGGAATCGAACACCGCTACTCTGACGACCACCTCGTTGAGACCAACGTCTTTGACGCTTTTCAGACGACCTACCGCCGCATGCCGGATGGCGTGCTTGTGATTCGAGATCCCTCGGGCGCCGAGCACCGGCTTGCCGTTCTCGACGGCGGACTGGTTGTCCGCACAATGTTCAACGGCTCGACGGAAGTGACTCAACATGATTCCTTCGGTCGCTGCCTGGTCAAATCCCTTCGAAGCGGGGAATCCGGTGCCCGCAATTGGTATCGCGTATACGAGTATTCGGGAGAAGGAGACCTCGTGTCGGCTACCGACAGCCGTACCGGGACGATCGCCTTCGAATACGACAAAGCCCATCGACTGGTGAGCGCGATCGCTGCGTCAGGTCAACCGCAACGATTCGACTATGATCGCGCCGACAATCTATTGCGTCAGCCGGGCTTGGTCGGTGCTGGTGTGGCCCAAGGAAACCGACTCGTTGCCGCGAACGGTGACCGATTCAGTTTCAATGGTCGAGATCACGTTTCCGAACGGCGCGGCCCTAATGGAGTCACGCGCTTTGCATACAATTCACACGACATGCTCGTCCAGGTTCAATCGGACACGCTTCAATGGGAAGCGCGGTACGATCCGCTTGCACGCCGAATTAGCAAATCCTGGAACGGGAGACGCGTCGAATACTACTGGGACGGCGACAAGTTGAGCGCGGAGGTTCGGCACGACGGATCCCTGCGGATCTACATCTATGCCGATCAGTTGTCGCTCGTCCCGTTGTTGTTCGTGGAATACGCGAGCATCGACGCGGACCCCGCCAGCGGGCGCCGGTACTACGTATTCACCAATCAGATTGGCGCACCGCTGCTGGTAGAAGATGATCGCGGCCAAAAGGTGTGGGCCGCCAATATTGAGCCGTACGGCCGGACCGCTATCGATCGAGAATCGACGATCGATTTTCCGCTTCGGTTTCCAGGACATTACTGGGATGCGGAGATCGGACTGCAGTATAATCGGTACCGTTATTATAGTCCAGAATTGGGGCGTTATATTCAGGCTGATCCGATTGGCCTGGGCGGAGGCCTCAATGTTTATGCGTATCCGACAGGGCCATTGACGTCTGTGGACGTGCTTGGATTGGCCCAATGTCCCAAGCCGCCGAAGCCCATTGACGAGATGACGGATGCGGAACTACAGAAATGGTTGGCAACGCTGACCCCGGCGCAATTGCGAGCGCTGAAGGACTCGAACCCACGTGATTTCAACAAGGATTCTGA
This window harbors:
- a CDS encoding RHS repeat-associated core domain-containing protein — translated: MLAATDDFEVRFAYDGLNHQIVDKRDGLGIEHRYSDDHLVETNVFDAFQTTYRRMPDGVLVIRDPSGAEHRLAVLDGGLVVRTMFNGSTEVTQHDSFGRCLVKSLRSGESGARNWYRVYEYSGEGDLVSATDSRTGTIAFEYDKAHRLVSAIAASGQPQRFDYDRADNLLRQPGLVGAGVAQGNRLVAANGDRFSFNGRDHVSERRGPNGVTRFAYNSHDMLVQVQSDTLQWEARYDPLARRISKSWNGRRVEYYWDGDKLSAEVRHDGSLRIYIYADQLSLVPLLFVEYASIDADPASGRRYYVFTNQIGAPLLVEDDRGQKVWAANIEPYGRTAIDRESTIDFPLRFPGHYWDAEIGLQYNRYRYYSPELGRYIQADPIGLGGGLNVYAYPTGPLTSVDVLGLAQCPKPPKPIDEMTDAELQKWLATLTPAQLRALKDSNPRDFNKDSDGSRIRYADYKNNGGTKSFADWSQGNKGGRGGGPGHQAVQDKLEKKGAQTEVPFGNRAADAYEPPKDGKPGVIHQIGGLNKRGDPISRERDAINDIMNSPEYKNQDPKPTIVFHDKNPPHKKVTNPQDKPNWNGGDSDDDE